Below is a window of bacterium DNA.
AAAAAGGCCGCCCTGGAACCCGGCGACGGCCAGACATTCGCAAGCTGTTGGGAGAAAACAAGATGAAGAATGACCAGATCGGCAAACTGCCCTTGCTCGAAAAAATCGGCTACGGTTTTTCCGACGCCTCAGCCAATTTCGTGTTCCAGATCATGGTGATGTTTCAGGTGGGGTTCTATACCGATGTTTTCGGTATTACGGCTGCCGCGGCGGGGACTCTGCTGCTGGTCGGCCGCTTCTGGGATGCCATCTTCGATCCCATCATGGGCTCGCTCGCCGATCGCACCAATACCCGCTGGGGAAAATTCCGGCCCTGGTTGCTCTGGACCGCAGTTCCCTTTGCGCTGATGTTCTTCCTTACCTTCTACACCCCCAATTTCTCCCCGTCCGGCAAACTGGTCTACGCTTATCTCACTTATATCCTGCTGATGACGGTCTATTCAATGAACAATACACCCTACTCAGCCCTCAACGGGGTGATGACCGGGGATGTCAACGAGCGTACCAGCCTTTCCTCCTGGCGATTCATCTTCGCTCAGAGTGCCACGATCCTTGTGCAAGGCTTTTTGCTGCTGATGGTCGCTTCCCTGGGCAGGGGGAATGCCCAGGCGGGCTGGGCCCGGAGCATCGGCCTTCTTTCTGTGCTGTGCATCGTCTTTTTCATCATCACGTTCCTGAGCGTCAAGGAACGTATCAAACCCAATCCCGAGCAGAAGGCTTCGTTGAAGGAGGATATCTCCGGCCTAGCGAAAAATGGCCCCTGGCTGGCGATGTTCGGCCTCACGCTCTTTGTCTTCATCACGTTGGCCCTATGGGGCAGCGCGATGTACTATTATTTCAACTACTTCATCAGCAAAGCCCACCTCTTCACCTTCCTGCAGTGGCTGGGCATGGCGGCCACTCCCGCAGCAGACG
It encodes the following:
- a CDS encoding MFS transporter; the encoded protein is MKNDQIGKLPLLEKIGYGFSDASANFVFQIMVMFQVGFYTDVFGITAAAAGTLLLVGRFWDAIFDPIMGSLADRTNTRWGKFRPWLLWTAVPFALMFFLTFYTPNFSPSGKLVYAYLTYILLMTVYSMNNTPYSALNGVMTGDVNERTSLSSWRFIFAQSATILVQGFLLLMVASLGRGNAQAGWARSIGLLSVLCIVFFIITFLSVKERIKPNPEQKASLKEDISGLAKNGPWLAMFGLTLFVFITLALWGSAMYYYFNYFISKAHLFTFLQWLGMAATPAADGSLVLSGGQKILDAMGLLAKPDLSNTAIIGFSLFNMIGTILSLIGIVLSKRLTIRFSKKSVFMTGLLLTVLFTALFFVLSPTAIGATFVLNILKSLAYSFTIPLLWAMMADVADYSEWKTARRSTGFIFAGIVFALKAGLGFGGAICGWLLSLYGYVPNAAQNSHALFGIKMTASIYPAITFAIGAVALSFYSISKKLSLQIQDELVERRKSYQY